Proteins from a single region of Rhea pennata isolate bPtePen1 chromosome 4, bPtePen1.pri, whole genome shotgun sequence:
- the KRCC1 gene encoding lysine-rich coiled-coil protein 1 isoform X1, with the protein MSHYEGKKHAQKVRLYIQMHSEKEERQEHGKQKREDCINFQMDGREAVDKNKYCNLCNMIFTSPVVALSHYLGKIHAKKLKRLSGDQAQMSAQQTQPVSAGLSSTSTSPALPKPSTEKPMLTSKAEESSSSSSTNLELNDPDKYCKLCCAPFNNPLMAHQHYVGKKHRRNEARKKMMEELGDKAVPAESKTNVGVGHYICPICNITLTSIEMYQSHMQGNKHQTKEMTVVSLAKSSKKVYDSFQDELADYIKVQKARGLESKTPFRKTEEEVLQGEDVEGRSDPGEVLPSDFTREPTQHSSLCSETHSPTNTGEKSPACENTPEKMPDCHCNVGYCIKKQAAEVATISDEDFGLSVAKSNGSHELVSPETAISSYKKEQKLLGKHIKEEKYIDEELKYEKKGTKQKRKENSKDEDSGMESEKQKRVKVDIDLINEKKSKFYKDKRLKESPSEKESKKHKKDKKKPQPDGKTEEELLWDESILGY; encoded by the exons ATGTCACATTACGAG GGCAAAAAACATGCTCAGAAAGTTCGGCTTTACATCCAAATGCAcagtgagaaggaagagaggcaggagcatgggaaacagaagagagaagattGTATCAATTTTCAG ATGGATGGAAGAGAAGCAGTGGACAAAAACAAGTACTGCAATCTCTGCAACATGATTTTTACTTCCCCAGTTGTCGCTTTATCTCACTACTTGGGAAAAATCCATGCTAAAAAACTAAAGCGATTATCAGGAGACCAAGCCCAGATGTCAGCTCAGCAAACGCAGCCTGTCTCTG CAGGTTTATCCTCTACTTCCACGTCTCCAGCTTTGCCGAAACCCTCAACTGAGAAGCCCATGCTGACTTCAAAAGCTGAAGAGTCTTCATCATCCTCCAGTACAAATTTAGAGTTAAATGATCCAGACAAGTACTGCAAGCTCTGCTGTGCTCCCTTCAATAATCCACTGATGGCCCATCAGCACTATGTTGGtaagaaacacagaagaaacGAAGCACGTAAAAAGATGATGGAGGAGCTGGGAGACAAAGCTGTCCCTGCAGAATCCAAAACAAATG ttggGGTTGGTCATTACATATGTCCTATATGTAACATCACACTTACATCCATAGAAATGTACCAGTCCCACATGCAAGGAAATAAGCACCAGACTAA AGAAATGACCGTTGTCAGTCTCGCGAAGAGTTCAAAGAAAGTTTATGACTCCTTTCAGGATGAACTAGCAGATTACATTAAAGTACAGAAAGCTAGAGGTCTGGAGTCAAAAACACCTTTTagaaagacagaagaggaagtGCTTCAAGGTGAAGATGTCGAGGGAAGAAGTGACCCTGGTGAGGTTTTACCTTCAGACTTTACACGAGAACCAACCCAGCATTCCAGCCTCTGCTCAGAAACACACTCACCTACAAACACGGGGGAAAAGTCACCAGCTTGTGAGAATACACCAGAAAAGATGCCTGATTGTCACTGTAACGTGGGATATTGtataaaaaagcaagcagctgaGGTGGCTACCATCAGTGATGAGGACTTTGGCTTATCAGTTGCTAAATCTAATGGCTCCCATGAACTTGTGTCTCCTGAAACTGCTATCAGTTCCTacaaaaaggaacagaaacttctgggaaaacatattaaggaggaaaaatatatcGACGAAGAACTGAAGTATGAGAAAAAAggcacaaagcagaaaagaaaggaaaacagcaaagatgaAGATTCTGGAATGGAAAGTGAGAAGCAAAAACGAGTGAAGGTGGACATAGACTtgataaatgagaagaaatcaaaattttacaAAGACAAAAGGCTTAAAGAAAGCCCTAgtgaaaaagagagcaaaaagcacaaaaaagataaaaagaaaccACAGCCAGATGGCAAAACAGAGGAGGAGCTGCTTTGGGATGAATCTATCCTGGGATACTGA
- the CD8B gene encoding T-cell surface glycoprotein CD8 beta chain, which yields MARRWLRLYLCLQLPGFCVSLLLFQTPGHILAQTNNRTEIICHMKKDQFGVYWYRWNQETQLFQFLVFSNPLGKTTYGTNVNKEKFSIYGRSSQNSYSLQIHHLQASDNGTYYCTISQSSELIFGNGTRLSVVDVLPLPPKSTRAPPFKKPTRYITKSKPADTKGGCSPFVWVPLATCALTLLLCLAATSHRFHRLRRRLWLHVHRQ from the exons ATGGCACGCCGGTGGCTCCGTCTCTacctctgcctccagctcccag GTTTCTGTGTAAGTCTACTTTTGTTTCAGACTCCAGGGCATATTTTAGCCCAAACtaacaacagaacagaaatcatCTGTCACatgaaaaaagatcagtttgGGGTGTACTGGTACCGATGGAACCAGGAGACGCAACTTTTCCAGTTCTTGGTATTTTCAAATCCACTGGGCAAAACCACGTATGGCACAAACGTCAACAAGGAGAAGTTTAGCATCTATGGGAGAAGTTCTCAAAACTCTTACAGTCTGCAGATCCACCACCTCCAAGCTTCAGACAACGGCACGTATTACTGCACCATCTCCCAGTCCTCAGAGCTCATCTTTGGCAACGGGACAAGGCTCAGTGTGG TTGATGTTTTGCCTCTGCCGCCGAAGTCCACCCGAGCACCACCCTTCAAAAAGCCCACACGGTATATCACCAAAAGCAAACCTGCCGACACGAAAG GTGGCTGCAGCCCTTTCGTCTGGGTCCCGCTGGCCACATGTGCTCTcaccctgctgctctgcctggctgccACCAGCCACCGCTTCCACC GGCTGCGGAGGAGGCTGTGGCTTCATGTCCACAGGCAGTAA
- the KRCC1 gene encoding lysine-rich coiled-coil protein 1 isoform X2 produces MSHYEGKKHAQKVRLYIQMHSEKEERQEHGKQKREDCINFQMDGREAVDKNKYCNLCNMIFTSPVVALSHYLGKIHAKKLKRLSGDQAQMSAQQTQPVSGLSSTSTSPALPKPSTEKPMLTSKAEESSSSSSTNLELNDPDKYCKLCCAPFNNPLMAHQHYVGKKHRRNEARKKMMEELGDKAVPAESKTNVGVGHYICPICNITLTSIEMYQSHMQGNKHQTKEMTVVSLAKSSKKVYDSFQDELADYIKVQKARGLESKTPFRKTEEEVLQGEDVEGRSDPGEVLPSDFTREPTQHSSLCSETHSPTNTGEKSPACENTPEKMPDCHCNVGYCIKKQAAEVATISDEDFGLSVAKSNGSHELVSPETAISSYKKEQKLLGKHIKEEKYIDEELKYEKKGTKQKRKENSKDEDSGMESEKQKRVKVDIDLINEKKSKFYKDKRLKESPSEKESKKHKKDKKKPQPDGKTEEELLWDESILGY; encoded by the exons ATGTCACATTACGAG GGCAAAAAACATGCTCAGAAAGTTCGGCTTTACATCCAAATGCAcagtgagaaggaagagaggcaggagcatgggaaacagaagagagaagattGTATCAATTTTCAG ATGGATGGAAGAGAAGCAGTGGACAAAAACAAGTACTGCAATCTCTGCAACATGATTTTTACTTCCCCAGTTGTCGCTTTATCTCACTACTTGGGAAAAATCCATGCTAAAAAACTAAAGCGATTATCAGGAGACCAAGCCCAGATGTCAGCTCAGCAAACGCAGCCTGTCTCTG GTTTATCCTCTACTTCCACGTCTCCAGCTTTGCCGAAACCCTCAACTGAGAAGCCCATGCTGACTTCAAAAGCTGAAGAGTCTTCATCATCCTCCAGTACAAATTTAGAGTTAAATGATCCAGACAAGTACTGCAAGCTCTGCTGTGCTCCCTTCAATAATCCACTGATGGCCCATCAGCACTATGTTGGtaagaaacacagaagaaacGAAGCACGTAAAAAGATGATGGAGGAGCTGGGAGACAAAGCTGTCCCTGCAGAATCCAAAACAAATG ttggGGTTGGTCATTACATATGTCCTATATGTAACATCACACTTACATCCATAGAAATGTACCAGTCCCACATGCAAGGAAATAAGCACCAGACTAA AGAAATGACCGTTGTCAGTCTCGCGAAGAGTTCAAAGAAAGTTTATGACTCCTTTCAGGATGAACTAGCAGATTACATTAAAGTACAGAAAGCTAGAGGTCTGGAGTCAAAAACACCTTTTagaaagacagaagaggaagtGCTTCAAGGTGAAGATGTCGAGGGAAGAAGTGACCCTGGTGAGGTTTTACCTTCAGACTTTACACGAGAACCAACCCAGCATTCCAGCCTCTGCTCAGAAACACACTCACCTACAAACACGGGGGAAAAGTCACCAGCTTGTGAGAATACACCAGAAAAGATGCCTGATTGTCACTGTAACGTGGGATATTGtataaaaaagcaagcagctgaGGTGGCTACCATCAGTGATGAGGACTTTGGCTTATCAGTTGCTAAATCTAATGGCTCCCATGAACTTGTGTCTCCTGAAACTGCTATCAGTTCCTacaaaaaggaacagaaacttctgggaaaacatattaaggaggaaaaatatatcGACGAAGAACTGAAGTATGAGAAAAAAggcacaaagcagaaaagaaaggaaaacagcaaagatgaAGATTCTGGAATGGAAAGTGAGAAGCAAAAACGAGTGAAGGTGGACATAGACTtgataaatgagaagaaatcaaaattttacaAAGACAAAAGGCTTAAAGAAAGCCCTAgtgaaaaagagagcaaaaagcacaaaaaagataaaaagaaaccACAGCCAGATGGCAAAACAGAGGAGGAGCTGCTTTGGGATGAATCTATCCTGGGATACTGA